Proteins encoded in a region of the Pieris napi chromosome 5, ilPieNapi1.2, whole genome shotgun sequence genome:
- the LOC125049573 gene encoding F-box/LRR-repeat protein fbxl-1-like — MVHLEMTDMQICHNLTINDLPNELLIYIFSMIDFESLLAVAKVCMRWQQLCLTPCIWDNTRLIVCMKNYVRISDNIVPFVAKYLKNVKLQYFKLYSQVRASLISYCPNLTHLEISISQVDSCIFDDLGHWPNLKFLSFRNSLIVQNPDGSNGNLVYHLPFEKLKYLETLILSNFALTHSSLYSMLQCVNLVSINMEKMKNIPADFLESLLRTKQSSLHALHIYGDTLNDDIVCSISNCKVLQVLHIMTCKTLFDSSLRHLNRLKNLRSLKLRHGYFSTNALLSYFTNNKFQYLTYLSLSRCMHVTMNVAKAIKTSAPNLKELSFYLCPFIIAPDFKRNELQKMFTIELLLD; from the coding sequence ATGGTGCATCTTGAAATGACTGACATGCAAATTTGTCACAACCTGACTATAAATGATCTGCCGAACGAATTactaatctatattttttctatgatTGATTTTGAATCATTATTAGCTGTAGCAAAGGTGTGTATGCGTTGGCAACAACTATGCTTAACACCATGTATTTGGGATAATACCAGGCTAATTGTATGTATGAAAAATTATGTCAGAATTAGTGATAACATTGTACCATTTGTagcaaagtatttaaaaaatgtaaaacttcAGTATTTCAAATTGTATTCACAAGTCAGAGCTTCCCTCATCAGCTACTGTCCTAATTTAACTCATTTAGAAATAAGTATATCTCAAGTCGATAGCTGTATTTTTGATGATCTTGGTCATTGGCctaacttaaaatttttgagTTTCCGTAATTCTTTAATAGTACAAAACCCTGACGGCTCTAATGGAAACTTAGTTTATCATTTGCCATTTGAAAAACTAAAGTATTTAGAGACTTTAATATTATCGAATTTTGCATTGACACACAGTAGTTTGTATAGTATGCTTCAGTGTGTCAATTTAGTCAGTATTAACATggaaaaaatgaaaaatattcctGCAGACTTTTTAGAGTCGCTTCTGAGAACCAAACAGTCTAGTTTACATGCCCTGCACATTTATGGTGATACTCTCAATGATGATATAGTGTGTTCTATATCTAACTGCAAGGTTTTACAAGTTCTTCATATAATGACATGCAAAACATTATTTGATTCAAGTTTACGTCATCTGAACAGGTTAAAAAATTTGAGGTCATTAAAATTACGTCATGGGTACTTTTCTACTAATGCATTATTGTCATATTTTACAAACAATAAGtttcaatatttaacatatttaagtCTGTCGCGATGTATGCATGTgacaatgaatgttgctaaagCTATCAAAACAAGTGCCCCAAATCTAAAGGAATTGTCGTTTTATCTTTgtccttttattattgctCCAGACTTCAAAAGAaatgaattacaaaaaatgtttaccaTTGAGTTGTTgcttgattaa